In a single window of the Chondrocystis sp. NIES-4102 genome:
- a CDS encoding protein-export membrane protein SecF — MKLAITKKRNLWWAISGIAVLASIIMMVVSYMSLNAPIRPGLDFVGGTRIQISRDCSVASNCQNPLDTNQVRNVLDTQGLANSTIQLIGEDKQTLSIRTQNLDGSQRSQLLNALSEAIGKFDPKTVQIDSVGATVGEELFTSGILALLLSFFGIIVYLSFRFQFDYALFAIIALVHDVLITAGVFSLLGLTMGVEIDSLFLVSLLTIIGFSVNDTVVIYDRIRENFTDFPDQSINEVVDNAVNQTLGRSINTTLTTLLPLISIFLFGGQTLKFFALALIIGFVSGAYSSIFVASTLLAWWRNKTKSKNTVAVPHASTSK, encoded by the coding sequence ATGAAATTAGCTATTACTAAAAAAAGAAACCTCTGGTGGGCAATCTCTGGCATCGCTGTATTAGCCAGTATAATTATGATGGTTGTTTCCTACATGAGTTTAAACGCACCCATCCGTCCTGGGTTAGATTTTGTAGGCGGTACACGCATCCAAATATCTAGGGATTGTTCTGTTGCAAGTAATTGTCAAAACCCTCTCGATACCAATCAAGTCCGAAACGTCTTAGATACCCAAGGATTAGCTAATAGTACAATACAACTAATAGGAGAAGATAAACAAACTTTATCTATTCGTACTCAAAACCTTGATGGTAGTCAACGTAGTCAATTACTCAATGCTTTAAGCGAAGCGATCGGCAAGTTTGATCCAAAAACAGTACAAATAGACTCTGTGGGTGCAACTGTCGGCGAAGAATTATTTACATCAGGAATACTTGCTCTTTTACTTTCCTTTTTTGGCATTATTGTCTATTTAAGTTTTCGCTTTCAGTTCGACTATGCCTTATTTGCGATTATAGCTTTAGTTCATGATGTGCTAATTACCGCAGGTGTATTTTCCTTGTTAGGTTTAACAATGGGTGTGGAAATAGATAGTCTTTTCCTCGTGTCTTTACTGACAATTATCGGTTTTTCGGTTAATGATACCGTAGTTATTTACGATCGCATTCGAGAAAACTTTACCGATTTTCCAGATCAATCAATTAATGAAGTAGTAGACAATGCCGTTAATCAAACCCTAGGGCGATCGATTAATACTACTTTAACCACCTTACTACCCCTAATTAGTATTTTCCTATTTGGCGGACAAACCCTTAAATTCTTTGCTTTGGCATTAATTATTGGTTTTGTTTCTGGTGCTTATTCCAGTATTTTTGTAGCCAGTACTCTACTCGCTTGGTGGAGAAATAAAACTAAAAGTAAAAATACCGTTGCAGTT
- a CDS encoding protein-export membrane protein SecD, with the protein MQKQRAYIILILTLVACAIAILITLPPQLGLDLRGGAQLTIQVNPNKEKPDVKPTLEDVKAVQRVLENRINEFGVSETTVQTIGEDKILIQLPGESEPEEAERRLKGTAKLEFKEQKQGTEGNLIAESQVKQQLQIQNAQLTQAAKNSENQAKQAEIKESLQKSNQAIANLFQSVGLTGTNLTDARPQPDATGNRWEVAINFDDAGGKKFAELTKNLAGTGRSIGIFLDEELISSPVVGAEFASTGIAGGKAVITGNFDLESAKDLAIQIKGGSLPFPVAVVENRTVGATLGQDSIRRSIIAGLVGLVLVLVFMVVYYRLPGMIADVSLLIYALLTMAAYALIGVTLTLPGIAGFILSIGMAVDANVLIFERTREELRAGKTLYRSVESGFFRAFSSILDSNVTTAIACVALLWLGSGLVKGFALTLLVGIGVSMFTAITCSRTLMLLLVLSLPKVRQKPELFCPNLNSLSSNQ; encoded by the coding sequence ATGCAGAAACAAAGAGCGTATATTATTTTAATTTTAACCTTGGTCGCCTGTGCGATCGCTATTTTAATTACCCTTCCTCCCCAGTTGGGCTTAGATTTAAGAGGTGGGGCGCAATTAACAATTCAGGTAAACCCCAATAAAGAAAAGCCTGATGTTAAACCCACCCTAGAAGATGTCAAAGCGGTGCAGAGGGTATTGGAAAATCGCATCAATGAATTTGGTGTGTCTGAAACCACAGTCCAAACTATTGGCGAAGATAAAATATTAATTCAATTACCAGGAGAAAGTGAACCTGAAGAGGCAGAAAGAAGATTAAAAGGAACAGCTAAACTAGAATTTAAAGAACAAAAACAGGGTACTGAAGGTAATTTAATCGCTGAATCTCAGGTAAAACAGCAACTTCAGATACAAAATGCCCAGTTAACTCAAGCTGCGAAAAATTCCGAAAATCAAGCAAAACAAGCGGAAATAAAAGAATCATTACAAAAATCCAATCAGGCGATCGCGAATTTATTTCAATCAGTGGGTTTAACGGGGACAAATCTAACCGATGCACGCCCCCAACCCGATGCTACTGGTAACCGTTGGGAAGTGGCGATCAACTTTGATGATGCTGGCGGTAAAAAATTTGCTGAGTTAACTAAAAATTTGGCAGGTACAGGTCGTAGTATTGGGATCTTCCTAGATGAAGAATTAATTAGTTCTCCTGTGGTTGGGGCTGAATTTGCTAGTACAGGAATTGCAGGCGGAAAAGCGGTTATTACAGGTAATTTTGATTTAGAAAGTGCTAAAGACTTAGCTATTCAAATAAAAGGTGGTTCATTACCATTTCCTGTAGCTGTTGTAGAAAATCGCACGGTGGGCGCAACCCTCGGACAAGATAGTATTCGTCGTAGTATTATTGCAGGTTTGGTAGGTTTAGTATTAGTCTTAGTGTTTATGGTAGTTTACTATCGTTTACCAGGAATGATTGCAGATGTTTCCCTGCTGATATATGCGTTACTAACTATGGCTGCTTATGCTTTGATTGGCGTAACTTTAACTTTGCCAGGAATTGCAGGTTTTATATTAAGTATTGGTATGGCAGTTGATGCTAATGTTTTAATTTTTGAACGTACTAGAGAAGAATTAAGAGCAGGGAAAACCCTCTATCGTTCCGTAGAGTCAGGCTTTTTTAGAGCCTTTTCCAGTATCTTAGATAGTAATGTAACCACAGCGATCGCTTGTGTCGCCTTGTTATGGCTGGGTTCAGGTTTAGTTAAAGGTTTTGCCCTAACTCTTTTGGTGGGAATTGGCGTTAGTATGTTTACTGCAATTACTTGTAGTCGTACTCTAATGCTTTTGTTAGTCCTGAGCCTACCTAAAGTTCGCCAAAAACCAGAATTATTTTGCCCCAACCTTAATTCACTGTCCAGTAATCAGTAA
- a CDS encoding PleD-like protein produces the protein MSPDLTLPSIQNPKKVLVVTDTLFNLQLLFEYLGKINYQFFIAKTSQQARDLLNSIRPEFMIVDLAILRLNQFDFNQQFEMAFKINDHTIIFINPISESQAKILHCINNFSDGIDGLRDYKELLIGIKNCLTIQELSRSLFIAKKQQQLLADFIENLSKSLDLESVYKKIIPRIGKFLQCDRLSIVRLTNANIVVEAEFITPKASHINFIEVNLSNYDQVRGEREKYYTGNIKIIDKTDNSFSSTIINNLFGSQIIVPILLPHSELKSHQYHPLWGWLIIEQTCERKWHQEELSFLRQLSNQLGLTIKHILLYQQLEKSNQQMQTANLQLRELAFHDPLTQVSNRRYFERQLNIEWRRLRRIPSPLSVIFCDIDCFKIYNDTYGHQQGDRCLRRVAQALAKVIKRPADLLARYGGEEFIVILPYTPAEGALTVAELMRVAVRELRIPHLYSVVDSVVTISVGVATAIPNSVDSPYMLVESADQALYKAKQNRDCVAVF, from the coding sequence ATGTCACCTGATTTAACGTTGCCAAGTATTCAAAACCCAAAAAAAGTTTTGGTAGTTACTGATACATTATTTAATCTTCAATTATTATTTGAATATTTAGGTAAAATAAATTACCAGTTTTTTATTGCTAAAACAAGCCAACAGGCTAGGGATTTACTAAATTCAATTAGACCTGAGTTTATGATAGTTGACCTTGCTATATTAAGGTTAAATCAGTTTGATTTTAACCAGCAGTTTGAAATGGCTTTTAAGATTAATGATCATACTATTATTTTTATTAATCCAATTTCAGAATCACAAGCAAAAATACTTCATTGCATTAATAATTTTTCAGATGGCATCGATGGGTTAAGAGATTATAAGGAATTACTAATAGGTATCAAAAACTGTTTAACTATTCAAGAGCTTAGTAGAAGTTTATTTATTGCTAAAAAACAACAACAACTATTAGCTGATTTTATTGAAAATCTTAGTAAATCATTAGATCTAGAAAGCGTTTATAAGAAAATAATTCCCAGAATTGGTAAATTTTTACAATGCGATCGCCTATCTATAGTTCGTTTAACCAATGCAAATATTGTCGTTGAAGCTGAATTTATTACCCCCAAAGCTAGCCATATTAATTTTATTGAAGTTAATTTAAGTAACTATGATCAAGTAAGAGGTGAGCGCGAAAAATATTACACGGGCAATATTAAAATAATAGATAAAACCGATAATAGTTTCTCCTCAACAATTATTAATAATTTATTTGGCTCACAAATTATTGTACCAATTTTATTACCTCATAGTGAGCTTAAAAGTCATCAATATCATCCTTTGTGGGGTTGGTTAATTATAGAACAAACTTGTGAGAGAAAATGGCATCAAGAAGAATTAAGCTTCCTCAGACAATTATCTAATCAATTAGGATTAACAATCAAGCATATATTACTTTATCAGCAGTTAGAAAAAAGTAATCAGCAAATGCAAACAGCTAACCTACAACTTAGAGAATTAGCTTTTCATGATCCCTTAACTCAGGTATCTAATCGTCGTTATTTTGAGAGACAACTAAATATAGAATGGCGTAGACTTAGAAGAATTCCGTCCCCCCTATCGGTAATTTTTTGTGATATTGATTGTTTTAAAATTTATAATGATACCTATGGTCATCAGCAAGGAGATAGATGTTTACGGCGAGTAGCCCAAGCCCTTGCCAAAGTAATTAAAAGACCTGCTGATCTTTTGGCTCGTTATGGCGGAGAAGAATTTATTGTTATTCTTCCCTACACTCCAGCAGAAGGAGCATTGACTGTAGCGGAGTTGATGAGAGTAGCAGTAAGAGAATTAAGAATTCCCCACCTCTATTCTGTAGTAGATTCGGTAGTTACTATTAGCGTTGGAGTTGCTACCGCTATTCCTAACTCCGTAGATAGTCCATATATGCTAGTAGAATCAGCAGATCAGGCGTTATATAAAGCAAAACAGAATCGTGATTGTGTGGCGGTTTTTTAG
- a CDS encoding DNA ligase, NAD-dependent, whose protein sequence is MNIDPQIQQKVAQLKEQLQKAGYAYYVLDNPIMEDGVYDQLYRQLQEYEAQYPQLITPDSPTQRVGEKPASQFTSVKHNIPLYSLENAFNSQELAKWETRWQKQLETIPDFQYVCELKIDGSAIALTYENGILVRGATRGDGVKGEDITQNVKTIRTIPLKISLPQDNLPSKIEVRGEAFLPLAVFTQINQERSKQGEALFANPRNATAGTLRQLDSKIVAGRQLNFYAYTLHIEGAAEVTSQWQSLELLQEMGFLVNPNRQLCASLTEVTSYFEQWDTGRKSLPYMTDGVVVKLNNYQLQQQLGFTQKFPRWAIALKYPAEESPTIVKDIIVNVGRTGAVTPMAIMQPVQLAGTTVQRATLHNSDRVTELDIRVGDTVIIRKAGEIIPEVVRVLSDLRPPGTIAYQMPSCCPECNSPLVRPDKEAVTRCINSCCPAIVRGNIIHFCSRNAMDIQGLGERIVTLLINNNLVKSVADLYTLTVDQIANLERMGSKSAEKLVSAIAASKKQPYDRVLYGLGIRYVGNVNAKILTTNFPNIEQLSQASFESIESVYGIGEEIAQSVFEWLRIPDNQALIHNLQVLGLQFSQITDINNNSDSQAVKIFLGKTFVLTGTLPSLTRDEATKLIEEAGGKVTSSISKKTDYLLLGENAGSKLAKAEKLGIAQLSEADLLKLLDLEEV, encoded by the coding sequence ATGAATATAGATCCACAAATCCAACAAAAAGTTGCCCAATTAAAAGAACAATTACAAAAAGCAGGATACGCTTATTATGTATTAGATAATCCCATTATGGAAGATGGGGTATATGACCAACTATATCGTCAGTTACAAGAATATGAAGCGCAATATCCTCAATTAATTACCCCCGACAGCCCAACCCAACGAGTGGGAGAAAAACCAGCTTCTCAATTTACCTCAGTTAAACATAATATTCCCCTCTACAGTTTAGAAAATGCCTTTAACTCCCAAGAATTAGCTAAATGGGAAACGCGCTGGCAAAAACAACTAGAAACTATTCCAGATTTCCAATATGTATGTGAATTAAAAATAGATGGTAGCGCGATCGCTCTTACTTATGAAAATGGTATCTTAGTTCGTGGTGCAACCCGTGGAGATGGGGTAAAAGGAGAAGATATTACCCAAAATGTCAAAACAATCCGCACTATACCGTTAAAAATCAGTTTACCACAGGATAATTTGCCTAGCAAGATCGAAGTTAGGGGGGAGGCTTTTTTACCCTTGGCGGTATTTACACAAATCAACCAGGAAAGAAGTAAGCAGGGCGAGGCTTTATTTGCTAACCCGCGTAATGCAACGGCAGGAACTTTACGACAATTGGATTCTAAAATTGTTGCAGGACGACAACTTAATTTCTATGCCTACACTCTACATATAGAAGGTGCAGCAGAAGTTACTTCTCAATGGCAATCATTAGAATTGCTGCAAGAGATGGGTTTTTTGGTCAATCCTAACCGTCAATTGTGTGCTTCCTTAACTGAGGTAACAAGCTATTTTGAACAATGGGATACAGGGAGAAAAAGCTTACCCTATATGACTGATGGAGTTGTGGTAAAACTCAACAATTATCAACTTCAACAACAATTAGGATTTACTCAAAAGTTTCCTCGTTGGGCGATCGCTCTTAAATATCCTGCTGAAGAATCTCCCACCATAGTTAAAGATATCATTGTAAATGTTGGGCGTACGGGGGCTGTTACCCCAATGGCAATTATGCAGCCTGTGCAGTTAGCAGGGACAACAGTACAAAGGGCGACTTTACATAATAGCGATCGCGTTACAGAATTAGATATTCGCGTTGGTGATACGGTTATTATTCGCAAAGCTGGAGAAATCATACCAGAAGTTGTTAGGGTTTTAAGCGATTTACGCCCCCCTGGTACTATTGCCTATCAGATGCCAAGTTGTTGTCCTGAATGTAATTCACCTCTAGTGCGCCCCGATAAGGAAGCTGTTACCAGGTGTATTAATAGTTGTTGTCCTGCTATTGTACGCGGTAATATTATTCATTTTTGCTCTCGTAATGCAATGGATATTCAAGGGTTGGGGGAAAGAATTGTTACATTGTTAATTAATAATAATTTAGTAAAATCAGTAGCAGATTTATATACATTAACTGTTGATCAAATTGCCAATTTAGAGCGCATGGGTAGCAAATCGGCTGAAAAATTAGTAAGCGCGATCGCAGCATCTAAAAAGCAACCTTACGACAGGGTTTTATATGGCTTAGGTATTCGCTATGTTGGTAATGTTAACGCCAAAATTTTAACAACTAACTTTCCTAATATCGAACAATTATCTCAAGCATCTTTTGAATCTATAGAATCAGTATATGGCATCGGTGAAGAGATTGCCCAGTCCGTTTTTGAATGGTTGAGGATACCTGATAATCAAGCTTTGATCCATAATTTACAAGTATTAGGTTTACAATTTTCCCAGATAACAGATATTAATAATAACAGTGATAGTCAAGCTGTTAAAATATTTTTAGGTAAGACCTTTGTCCTAACAGGAACTTTACCCAGTTTAACTAGAGATGAAGCTACAAAGTTAATCGAGGAAGCAGGAGGAAAAGTAACTAGTTCAATTAGTAAAAAAACTGACTACTTGTTATTAGGAGAAAATGCGGGATCTAAATTAGCTAAAGCAGAGAAATTAGGTATTGCACAATTAAGTGAGGCGGATTTATTAAAGTTATTGGATTTAGAAGAGGTTTGA
- the birA gene encoding biotin acetyl CoA carboxylase ligase, translating to MNFNPQVYQQVWQQLNQSLIITQKLNITTPIPIHIFETIPSTNTKVWQLIDSGIEMPVSAIALTQTAGKGQWGNVWVSATGGLYLSVGLKLDLPLHNYPHLVMATVWGVTTVLQHYQLPVKIKWFNDLILNQRKLGGIKIETRSSKTQIYQAVIGVGINWYNCVPDIGINLKSYYQQYPPNKIQSLEALAAITNYGIILGYQYYLAVGIEQLLTNYAANVYNIGQKIIINNCPGKIIGITSEGKIQIKLRSPGATTEITFAPGEITLGY from the coding sequence TTGAACTTCAATCCACAAGTATATCAACAAGTTTGGCAGCAACTTAATCAAAGTCTAATTATCACGCAAAAATTAAATATTACTACACCTATTCCTATACATATTTTTGAAACTATTCCTTCGACAAATACTAAAGTTTGGCAATTAATCGATAGTGGAATAGAAATGCCCGTTAGCGCGATCGCTCTTACACAAACCGCAGGCAAAGGTCAATGGGGGAATGTTTGGGTTTCGGCAACTGGGGGATTATATTTATCCGTTGGTCTTAAACTAGATTTACCCCTTCATAATTATCCTCATTTAGTAATGGCTACAGTCTGGGGAGTCACTACAGTTTTACAACATTATCAGTTACCAGTAAAGATTAAATGGTTTAATGATTTGATTTTAAATCAACGCAAGTTAGGAGGGATTAAAATTGAAACTCGTAGTTCTAAAACTCAGATATATCAAGCAGTAATTGGAGTCGGAATTAATTGGTATAATTGCGTCCCTGATATTGGTATAAATTTAAAATCATACTATCAACAATATCCCCCAAATAAGATTCAATCATTAGAAGCCTTAGCAGCAATTACTAATTATGGGATAATCTTAGGATATCAATATTATTTAGCAGTAGGAATTGAGCAATTACTAACTAATTATGCAGCAAATGTATATAATATAGGGCAAAAAATTATAATTAACAATTGTCCAGGTAAAATAATAGGAATTACCAGTGAAGGAAAAATCCAAATAAAATTGCGATCGCCAGGTGCAACTACTGAAATAACTTTCGCCCCTGGAGAAATTACCCTTGGTTATTAA
- a CDS encoding AIG2 family protein — protein MKLQLSSLKVFVYGTLKPGEVNYPIYCGGKVKSQRTVYTYGNLYSLSLGYPAMTVGNNKVKGILLTFAESEILKGLDQLEDYQEERDNDLNLYYRNLIPIYIDDQLLGEAWAYFMTAEKVKQYHGTLVESGWWSGK, from the coding sequence ATGAAATTGCAATTATCAAGTTTGAAGGTTTTTGTTTATGGTACTTTAAAACCAGGAGAAGTTAATTATCCGATTTATTGTGGTGGTAAAGTAAAATCACAACGAACTGTATATACTTATGGTAATTTATATTCTTTATCCCTTGGTTATCCTGCAATGACGGTGGGTAACAATAAGGTTAAAGGAATCTTGCTTACTTTTGCTGAATCTGAAATTCTTAAGGGTTTGGATCAGTTGGAAGATTATCAGGAAGAACGTGATAATGATTTAAACTTATATTATCGTAATTTGATTCCTATATATATCGATGATCAATTATTGGGTGAAGCTTGGGCATACTTTATGACTGCGGAAAAAGTTAAACAATATCATGGCACTCTAGTAGAATCGGGTTGGTGGAGTGGTAAATAG
- the xthA gene encoding exodeoxyribonuclease III translates to MSIVIDWLQQHRVDILCLQETKVQDQQFPRSLFEDLGYHIYLSGQKSYNGVAIFSLKPLSQVSCSFSSIVGDLAAFDAQKRVITGVVDDIRIVNVYVPNGSALDSDKYQYKLSWLQVLETYLQTLQKEGREICVCGDFNIALEDKDIYTNKARDKHIMSSPPEREALRRILDLGFQDAFRKFTTDTGYYSWWDYRAAGFNRNRGWRIDHLYLTSQLYNSVSKCWIDIEPRKQEKPSDHTPVIIEF, encoded by the coding sequence ATGTCAATTGTAATTGATTGGCTACAACAACATCGAGTCGATATACTCTGCTTACAAGAAACCAAAGTACAAGATCAACAATTTCCGCGATCGCTATTTGAGGATTTGGGTTATCATATTTATCTTTCAGGTCAAAAATCCTATAATGGTGTTGCTATTTTCAGTTTAAAACCTTTAAGTCAAGTAAGCTGTAGCTTTAGTAGCATTGTAGGAGATTTAGCAGCATTTGATGCGCAAAAGAGAGTTATTACTGGGGTAGTGGATGACATACGTATTGTTAATGTTTACGTACCAAATGGATCAGCCTTAGATAGCGATAAATATCAATACAAACTATCGTGGCTTCAAGTTTTAGAAACCTATCTTCAAACATTACAAAAGGAGGGGAGGGAAATCTGTGTTTGTGGAGATTTCAATATTGCTTTAGAGGATAAAGATATTTATACCAATAAAGCCAGAGATAAACATATAATGTCTTCCCCACCAGAAAGAGAAGCATTAAGAAGAATATTAGATCTCGGTTTTCAAGATGCTTTTCGCAAATTTACAACGGATACAGGATACTATAGCTGGTGGGATTATCGCGCTGCTGGTTTTAATCGTAACCGTGGTTGGCGTATAGATCATCTGTATCTAACGAGTCAACTTTATAATAGTGTTAGTAAATGTTGGATAGATATCGAACCTAGAAAACAGGAAAAACCAAGCGATCATACCCCTGTAATTATAGAATTTTAA
- a CDS encoding mgtC family protein, translating into MDTITWLDIVIRLLFACILGSGLAIEAKWYKTRKLLQSNTQMAITAAMFAMLIDLTTDQEAIAELILGVSIICASILWQKQLDFQNLNSVIKLWCAGSVGCLVGYGLFAPAYLGTLAIVISSWIFKLEESEFVPNIRSFEKELQPPDPDNKHSVDHSAFIDSQSMYYRCQFICSPTEEVKALALLVKLSREQELIPTGLKSQNIVDKNGISQVQIEIDFIIEKSNNDPLQLQQILSDLKSQIGGSTANWLYLSLASFKNQQEDKLNSPISIGNQDDYRHFITKN; encoded by the coding sequence ATGGATACAATTACTTGGTTGGATATTGTAATACGTTTATTGTTTGCTTGTATTCTGGGAAGTGGTCTAGCTATTGAGGCAAAATGGTATAAAACCAGGAAACTGTTGCAATCTAATACTCAAATGGCTATAACAGCAGCTATGTTTGCTATGCTGATTGACTTAACCACAGATCAGGAAGCTATTGCAGAATTGATTTTAGGTGTGAGTATTATTTGTGCTAGTATTCTGTGGCAAAAACAACTTGATTTTCAAAATCTTAATAGCGTTATTAAATTATGGTGTGCTGGATCAGTAGGTTGTTTGGTTGGGTATGGTTTGTTTGCGCCTGCTTATTTGGGTACATTGGCAATTGTTATTAGTAGCTGGATTTTTAAGCTAGAAGAATCTGAATTTGTACCAAATATTCGTAGTTTTGAAAAGGAATTGCAACCACCTGATCCTGATAATAAACATAGTGTGGATCATTCAGCATTTATTGATTCCCAATCAATGTATTATCGTTGCCAGTTCATTTGTTCGCCAACGGAGGAAGTAAAAGCCTTAGCTTTATTAGTAAAATTGAGTAGAGAGCAAGAATTAATACCTACTGGGCTTAAAAGTCAAAATATAGTAGATAAAAATGGTATATCTCAAGTACAAATAGAAATTGATTTTATTATTGAAAAAAGTAATAATGATCCTCTACAATTACAGCAAATTTTAAGTGATTTGAAATCTCAGATAGGGGGAAGCACTGCTAATTGGCTATATTTATCTTTGGCTTCATTTAAAAACCAGCAGGAAGATAAATTAAATTCTCCAATAAGTATAGGAAACCAGGATGATTATCGTCACTTTATAACTAAGAATTAA
- a CDS encoding putative plasmid maintenance system antidote protein, XRE family: MDKKLLHNPKVGEILKEEFLEEIGMSQNALAKAISVPSNRIHAIVNGTRRVTADTDLRLCRFFGLSEGYFLRLQNAYELMEAKRSLGKILREIQPYAS, translated from the coding sequence ATGGATAAAAAATTATTACACAACCCAAAAGTAGGTGAAATTTTGAAAGAAGAGTTTCTTGAAGAAATTGGCATGAGTCAAAATGCATTAGCCAAAGCTATTAGCGTACCATCCAATCGTATTCATGCAATTGTTAATGGGACGCGAAGAGTCACAGCCGATACAGATTTAAGATTATGTCGCTTTTTTGGACTATCAGAAGGATACTTTTTGCGATTACAAAATGCTTATGAACTTATGGAAGCAAAGCGGAGTTTGGGAAAGATTTTAAGAGAAATTCAACCCTATGCTTCATAA
- a CDS encoding pentapeptide repeat protein produces the protein MVGKNLTKVKFEKKFFGAINLNLSKTILSELDLSEFNFGTAILREANLDNCDLYLADLSRVNFQNASLKNADLRKANLYQSDLSGANLTDANLSYCNLRNANLSNANLSNTKLVSANLSMACLRKANLNNADLTKANLRSDTPEKQYSHNNHQYNFIDLKDANLSGAILKGTLYDEHTRFPIKFNPQQAGAYLISPGAFLE, from the coding sequence TTGGTAGGAAAAAACCTCACTAAAGTTAAATTTGAAAAAAAGTTCTTTGGTGCTATTAATTTAAATTTATCTAAAACAATATTATCTGAACTGGATTTGTCTGAATTTAACTTTGGAACTGCAATACTAAGAGAAGCTAATTTAGATAATTGCGATCTGTATTTAGCAGATTTATCCAGAGTTAATTTTCAAAATGCTTCTTTAAAAAATGCCGATTTGAGAAAAGCTAATTTATACCAATCCGATCTCAGTGGGGCAAATTTAACGGATGCAAATTTAAGTTATTGCAATCTACGTAATGCTAATCTTAGTAATGCAAATTTAAGTAATACTAAATTAGTTAGTGCTAATCTATCTATGGCGTGTTTGAGAAAAGCTAATCTTAATAATGCCGATCTGACTAAAGCTAATTTAAGATCTGATACTCCAGAGAAGCAATATAGTCATAATAATCATCAATATAATTTTATAGATCTCAAAGATGCCAACTTATCGGGAGCAATTTTGAAGGGAACTCTTTACGATGAACACACGCGGTTTCCTATAAAATTTAATCCTCAACAAGCAGGAGCTTATCTAATATCGCCTGGTGCTTTTTTAGAGTAA
- a CDS encoding pentapeptide repeat protein, which yields MSQATLIGFQPYRSCTYLKGVNFQEAMLSDISFEYAELMGANFSNMNLNGVNFQDAKLTGANFSNCNLRGANFYGAILHGVNFKGADLSGVTLQDYQIKDAIMPDNFNS from the coding sequence TTGAGTCAAGCAACTCTGATTGGATTTCAACCATATCGTTCTTGTACATATTTAAAAGGCGTAAATTTTCAAGAAGCGATGCTTAGTGATATATCTTTTGAATACGCTGAACTGATGGGTGCTAATTTCTCTAATATGAACCTTAATGGCGTAAATTTTCAAGATGCAAAACTAACTGGTGCTAATTTTTCTAACTGTAACTTGAGAGGGGCAAATTTTTATGGTGCTATCTTACACGGAGTAAACTTTAAAGGCGCAGATTTAAGTGGCGTAACTTTACAAGATTATCAAATTAAAGATGCCATTATGCCAGATAATTTTAATAGCTGA